The nucleotide sequence GAGCAAGTTCAAAAGCAGGCAATGGTCTACTTCATCGAAAAATGTCTTTAGGTCTATATCTACGATAAAACTATACCCCTCATGGATATATTCCAGAGCCTTGCCAACTGCTTGGCGGGCATTTCTGTTGGGGCGGAATCCATAACTATAGGCACTGAAACCATTTTCAAATTTAGGCATCACAACTTGTGATACCGCTTGTTGGAGCAACCTGTCGGTTACTGTTGGGATTCCCAAGAGACGGGATTTCCCGTTTGCCTTGGGAATTTCCACACCAAGAATGGCTTGGGGTCGGTACTTTCCTTGCTTTACCGTTTGGAGTATGTGCAACTTGTTCTCTCGCAGATACTCTGTGAGTTCCGTTGTTTTCATTCCATCGATTCCTGCACTGCCCTTGTTCGCAATTACTTGTTCTAGGGCTTTTTGCAGATTGTAAGGATGTACTACTTGTCCAATCATTTTTTTGGTTTACATTTTCTTTGACCTGTCTTCGTTACAGAGGGCTATCCGCCTAGGGCGGATTCCGTTCTGCATTGAAGACCAATTTACGTTTGGCCCTTCCTTTGCTTGTGAGACCTCGGATTTATCCATCCGCTCGTTTCTGTAAAGTACTATGACCTCTGCTGACTTCTCTACCTAACCAACTCGTAGTTGTAGAGACCTCCCCAGGTAATGGCATCTTCTTTCCCCCGATTCCTGCCGTATCTACATAAATGCACCTTTTGTACTCATTGGGCGTTACAATGATGTGCTTGCTTACCCATGCATAAATGCCTCATATACGGTTCCTGTCCGTCAGTACCGAGCTTTGTAGTCTCGCTTCCTTCAGATGTAACCTCGCAGTTACCACCCTTGCGACTTACTAATGGTTCAAGGAGTTACCCCTGCCCATAAGGGACTTGCACCCTCTAGATTAATACCATATCTTAGATATGATAAAGATGCCCATGCTGGGCACACACACCGTGTATAATTAATGGCTAGTTTTAGCTTGCTTACGAAAATCCTCGCGGATTTTCTATTCCGTTTGTATTTGCTAAATTAGGTGCTTAAACACGCCACTAATTATACACATCAACGTTCTCGGTAAGCAAAAGAAAAAAAATGACCACACTAAAAGATAAAGTTGAATGGCATATAGATAATGGAAGTCCTGAAGATTTAAGCAGGATGATAATTGAACTATACGAAAAAAACAACCAAGAAGCTTTATCTCATGTAATCATGCTTTCATTATGTGATTTTGGTGGAATCACTCAAAAAATGGAATATCAGAATATCGCAGCATTAGGAACATTGCATTGGGGTATTGAAGGATTGCAAGAATTGACGAAAGCTACGATAGAAAAAGGTGGTTTTAGGGCTTTAAATAATATTTCGAGGTTGATTAGTCATATTTCAAGTAGAACTCTAAATGATTTCCTTTTCTCGAAATTTAATTTCGAATCAATTAAGAAATTGGAATTGGAATCTGATAATTACAAAAATACTGAATGGGTAAAAACAGCTAAAGAATGTTTAATTACATTGGCAAGAGAAGCGGAAAAAGATGATAAATTTCCGATTGGATTAATGCAGAATCTTGGATTTTCAATAAATGAACAAGCTCAAGAACACATGTTTGCGGCATTAATGGCAAGGTGGTTCAACTTAGATAGGCATGGCATAGAGAATTATTTAGAACTTGTAAATCTAATCGGCAAAGATGAAATCGACTATCAAAATTACTTAAAAAAGAACCCATACATTCTTGAACCATTTCATTCACAAATATGGTCAAAGCCAAGATTTGGAGAATCCTTAATTCCTGATTTTTTAATTCGCTCAATGGACGATTCATATACAGTTGTTGAAATAGAAAAAGCAGATTTTCAAA is from Arenibacter algicola and encodes:
- a CDS encoding Shedu anti-phage system protein SduA domain-containing protein; protein product: MTTLKDKVEWHIDNGSPEDLSRMIIELYEKNNQEALSHVIMLSLCDFGGITQKMEYQNIAALGTLHWGIEGLQELTKATIEKGGFRALNNISRLISHISSRTLNDFLFSKFNFESIKKLELESDNYKNTEWVKTAKECLITLAREAEKDDKFPIGLMQNLGFSINEQAQEHMFAALMARWFNLDRHGIENYLELVNLIGKDEIDYQNYLKKNPYILEPFHSQIWSKPRFGESLIPDFLIRSMDDSYTVVEIEKADFQIMTKAGELSSKATHAKRQALDFRDWAINNNLYAIKRFPEIYRPFCLVVIGRESELDEMQTLRLKQENESTQGILKIVGFDWLYKRAKATFDNIVNYGFERDKYNETIEEE